A part of Terriglobus roseus genomic DNA contains:
- a CDS encoding SDR family NAD(P)-dependent oxidoreductase has translation MNTHRDSNRRHCFSGGNNVRCCLIKRSSPSLASINDSGCAIGAQRAFERWAPAESGKAVFISSIVGLVSVQPAVAYPVSERVLQSIPEAMDEELKPLGIQVQTINPSSFLPTSTKAWWKLACADSTMM, from the coding sequence ATCAATACTCACCGCGATTCTAATAGGCGACACTGCTTCTCGGGAGGAAACAATGTTCGCTGCTGTTTAATCAAACGATCCAGTCCAAGCCTTGCTTCAATAAACGACTCAGGATGCGCTATAGGAGCCCAACGTGCGTTTGAAAGATGGGCCCCTGCAGAGTCAGGGAAGGCGGTCTTCATCTCTTCCATTGTCGGACTTGTCTCGGTACAGCCGGCCGTCGCATATCCCGTAAGCGAACGTGTATTGCAATCGATCCCTGAAGCGATGGACGAAGAGTTGAAGCCCTTAGGAATTCAGGTGCAAACGATCAATCCTAGCTCGTTTCTACCGACTTCAACGAAAGCATGGTGGAAGCTGGCATGCGCTGACTCAACGATGATGTGA
- a CDS encoding TonB-dependent receptor translates to MFISSQRFAPRILLAVAAVLAAPAAMMAQTATATITGTVTDATGAVVPGAQVTVVAHGTGLTYQANSSSDGSYTVPLLPVGSYDITIAATGFSGFKQTGIVLDVGQRFRADASLKTGGSSETITVTSTTAPLQTDESSVGNVIEGRAIQELPLNGRQPFTLALLVPGVQTTSRASNGFADASNQGFSRLRINGGSTLGNQFLLDGAMDTIPTINEVSVVPMVDSIAEFRVITNTPAAEFGMSSGGYVNLATKTGTNDIHLTAYEFVRNDILNSVNRFATKDPITGRLKPILRYNQFGGTVGGPVRIPWLYNGHDRTFFFFGYEQWHQRSASLQRSTVPTALQRSGDFSQTYATATSTTPIPIYDPSTTIANPTGNGFIRTRFAGNKITTFDPVALAVLKYYPQPNIAPVDTKTNANNFYSEATGGIDQDVIAVRGDHRISDADSIFARYAGNLNSTHTVGYGLGDSDPLARNDTRKNYNFAVGETHTFAPTVLNEFRASFVRQKLTFLAPSYNKNYPQALGFPSIIPQTLFPSVAVSGMIAVGPTTGTFTAGNRIGTVIQFADSVSWIRGRHSFKFGVEDHITRYNQLGQIYPSGNFSFTGSYTNNPQSPAGTGVAFADFLLGQVAGGQLTINPAFATKSWAGGIFAQDDFKVTPKLTFNVGIRYDISGPPVERHGWFSTFNPYLINSQTSMPGVMQYAGVNGSRLFVRYDANNIAPRFGFAYSADDKTVIRGGIAVIYNPVESADIHQVTNTGLGFSSQTTFSGNGPYSAFQLSKGPSALIAPAGAAGGPTAYRGQSVFWQNPFAPTPYSLQWNFAVQRQLPGGWTVSAAYVGNKGTHLLGGNYNVNTLNPVYYAQYGTKLQNQVPNPFYGKITTGTLSGTTISQSQALLPLPDYLSITTLARHGAMSIYHALQATAEHRYSHGLTLLLAYSKSKLINDSTSSDSGESTDGTFRDPIYRPYLERSLDPNDTSQNLSATGVWELPIGTPSHRALNVLTGGWQIQGILQWQTGTPLTVTGSNNFTGTPFPNLVGNPTLSRSQRSISKWFNTAAFANPAAYTIGNAPRTLPATRGPAFTNVNASLIKNIRMEKWKLELRAEAFNLFNHPNLNNPNTSFTPDSTGVNTNALFGTITSAMDPRVFQIGVHLSR, encoded by the coding sequence ATGTTCATTTCTTCTCAGAGGTTCGCACCCAGAATCCTACTTGCTGTGGCTGCGGTGTTAGCTGCACCGGCTGCGATGATGGCACAGACAGCGACGGCGACCATCACCGGAACTGTCACCGATGCCACTGGAGCCGTTGTGCCGGGTGCACAGGTGACAGTCGTTGCTCACGGCACAGGTCTCACCTATCAGGCCAACAGTTCCTCCGACGGCAGCTACACAGTGCCGCTGCTGCCGGTAGGTAGCTACGACATCACGATTGCGGCTACTGGTTTCTCGGGCTTCAAACAGACCGGCATCGTCCTCGACGTGGGTCAGCGCTTTCGCGCAGATGCGTCACTGAAAACCGGCGGATCGTCCGAGACGATCACCGTCACGTCCACGACCGCACCGCTGCAAACCGACGAATCTTCCGTCGGCAACGTCATTGAAGGGCGTGCCATTCAAGAACTGCCATTGAACGGACGCCAGCCGTTCACCCTTGCGCTGCTCGTACCGGGAGTGCAAACCACATCGCGCGCTTCCAACGGATTTGCCGACGCCAGCAACCAAGGCTTCTCTCGCCTGCGCATCAACGGCGGTTCGACACTCGGCAATCAATTCCTGCTCGATGGCGCCATGGACACAATTCCAACCATCAATGAAGTGTCCGTTGTACCTATGGTGGATTCCATCGCTGAGTTCCGCGTCATCACCAACACACCTGCTGCCGAGTTCGGTATGAGTTCCGGTGGATATGTGAACCTGGCCACCAAGACCGGCACCAACGATATTCACCTGACGGCATATGAATTCGTACGCAACGACATACTCAACTCCGTAAACCGATTCGCCACCAAAGACCCCATCACTGGCCGCTTAAAGCCCATCCTGCGTTACAACCAGTTTGGTGGCACCGTTGGTGGGCCAGTTCGTATCCCCTGGCTATACAACGGCCACGACCGCACCTTCTTCTTCTTCGGCTATGAGCAGTGGCATCAGCGCAGCGCTTCGCTGCAACGTTCTACAGTACCCACTGCCCTGCAGCGTTCGGGCGATTTCTCTCAGACCTACGCTACTGCCACTTCAACAACTCCTATCCCTATTTACGATCCATCCACCACGATTGCGAATCCGACGGGAAACGGCTTTATACGCACGCGGTTTGCGGGAAATAAGATCACCACGTTCGACCCCGTGGCGCTGGCGGTTCTTAAGTACTATCCCCAGCCGAACATTGCTCCGGTAGATACCAAGACCAACGCCAACAACTTTTACTCCGAAGCCACAGGCGGCATCGATCAGGATGTGATCGCGGTTCGCGGTGATCACCGCATCAGTGATGCAGACAGCATCTTCGCCCGTTACGCAGGAAATCTGAACTCAACACACACGGTAGGCTACGGTTTGGGCGATTCTGATCCCCTCGCGCGCAACGACACACGCAAGAACTACAACTTTGCCGTGGGGGAAACGCACACGTTTGCTCCTACAGTACTGAATGAATTTCGCGCCAGTTTTGTACGCCAGAAGCTCACGTTTCTTGCCCCCTCATATAACAAGAACTATCCCCAGGCACTTGGCTTCCCATCCATCATTCCTCAAACGCTGTTCCCCTCAGTCGCTGTCAGCGGCATGATCGCCGTCGGCCCAACAACAGGAACATTCACTGCAGGCAACCGCATCGGTACGGTGATTCAATTTGCCGACAGCGTTTCCTGGATTCGCGGACGCCACAGCTTCAAGTTTGGCGTAGAAGACCACATCACACGCTACAACCAGCTTGGTCAGATCTATCCTTCCGGCAACTTCAGTTTCACGGGCTCGTACACAAACAACCCGCAATCGCCAGCAGGCACAGGCGTTGCCTTTGCTGACTTCCTATTGGGACAGGTTGCGGGAGGCCAACTCACCATCAACCCAGCCTTTGCAACAAAATCGTGGGCAGGGGGAATCTTCGCGCAGGACGATTTCAAAGTCACACCAAAACTCACGTTCAATGTGGGTATCCGATATGACATCTCCGGTCCCCCAGTTGAACGCCACGGATGGTTCTCCACCTTCAATCCCTATTTGATTAATTCGCAAACGAGCATGCCCGGCGTGATGCAGTATGCGGGTGTAAACGGATCGCGCCTATTCGTTCGTTACGATGCAAACAACATCGCGCCGCGCTTCGGTTTTGCTTACTCGGCAGATGACAAAACAGTGATCCGTGGCGGCATTGCAGTGATTTATAACCCGGTGGAGTCCGCGGACATTCACCAGGTAACGAACACGGGCCTCGGCTTCTCATCACAAACCACCTTCAGTGGCAACGGCCCGTATTCGGCATTCCAGCTTTCCAAGGGACCGTCTGCTCTGATTGCACCGGCGGGCGCGGCAGGTGGCCCAACTGCGTATCGCGGGCAGAGCGTCTTCTGGCAAAACCCCTTTGCTCCAACACCCTATTCACTGCAATGGAACTTCGCCGTGCAACGCCAGCTTCCGGGTGGCTGGACTGTGTCAGCCGCATATGTGGGTAATAAAGGAACACATTTATTAGGCGGAAACTACAACGTCAACACGCTAAACCCCGTGTATTACGCACAGTATGGCACCAAGCTGCAGAATCAAGTGCCGAATCCGTTTTATGGGAAGATCACTACCGGCACGCTCTCAGGCACCACGATCTCGCAATCGCAGGCATTGCTGCCGCTGCCCGATTACCTCAGCATCACCACATTGGCACGTCATGGGGCCATGAGCATCTATCATGCACTGCAAGCGACCGCAGAGCATCGCTACTCTCATGGACTCACGCTGCTGCTGGCGTATTCAAAGAGTAAGTTGATTAACGATTCCACCTCATCCGACTCGGGTGAAAGCACAGACGGAACCTTCCGCGATCCCATCTATCGCCCCTATCTTGAGCGTTCGCTGGATCCAAACGACACATCACAAAACCTCTCTGCCACAGGTGTGTGGGAACTTCCTATCGGAACACCTTCGCATCGCGCGCTGAACGTGCTCACCGGTGGATGGCAGATACAGGGCATCCTTCAATGGCAGACGGGCACACCGCTGACAGTGACCGGATCGAACAACTTCACCGGAACGCCGTTCCCAAATCTCGTTGGCAATCCCACACTCTCACGCAGCCAACGAAGCATCAGCAAATGGTTTAATACCGCTGCCTTTGCGAACCCCGCGGCATACACCATTGGCAACGCGCCGCGCACTCTACCTGCTACTCGTGGTCCCGCCTTCACCAACGTGAATGCCTCTCTGATCAAGAACATCAGGATGGAGAAGTGGAAGTTGGAACTGCGTGCAGAAGCCTTTAACCTTTTCAACCATCCCAACCTCAACAACCCCAACACGTCGTTCACTCCAGACAGCACGGGTGTCAACACCAACGCTCTCTTTGGAACGATCACCAGCGCCATGGATCCTCGTGTCTTCCAGATCGGCGTCCATCTGAGCCGCTAG
- a CDS encoding choice-of-anchor D domain-containing protein, which produces MIAKVGPTELQIALPSAKGKSELLSVQLGNASAKAESTVSEKQNGDANYLIGNTSEWRTHVSRYGRLTYANVYSGIDLTYYGNGSRLEHDFIVQPGADPATIDMRFRGSREVRVLSNGDLLLSLDKSVVTLHKPLAYQSRHGIRSDIPVQFALSGNNVRFTVGSYDHSQPLVIDPVLDYSTFLGDASIYVNALALDSTGNTYIIGEAPSTFPGSTSTPACVTCMVGTNKLTPFITKLNTTGSVALYTTFFGGSISAYNSQNNDAPMALVIDANGNAIITGTTDAKDFPMKNPIAAGVPSLFDGFLLSLTADGSALNFSSRLGGSSSASQGATVYPQAVTTNAQGDVFVTGTSESPFLPVTSGAVQAFVPSYTHTGIFLLKLSSTGTLGFGALLGASGSASGGVGIAGIAVDSSGLIYIAGTVGSTYTDSANFTPWPTTANAYQTQLISPSQNAPFVARIAADGSKILSSTLVGTGKAGAMTLTSDNNVLLTGSPNYNFPVTTDAYASNSPTQSAGGASAFFAKVSGDGSQLLYSSMYGPTSTTTTMSGIAQDASGNVWIAGTTYYGNISTTTPALQSVLTSTYGPTGFVARFDSSLHNQNFASYVNDTVGSSQLRGIALDADGHAHVSGIASQTFPTTDGAAVRTVTAPPPNYTYNYGFAARIDADSPGPAVCFANASRPVVQVGQTGNGTLDIVNCGNAQLNVSSVSVQPAMFALTSASTCPATLAAGASCSVKYTVTPTTAGIFSGTISFATNAPMGGTQHLISGTATVPQVYVPSPYISFQPAVVGTAAQLGGGFVLNRGTAPLVIDTTRTTLTGAFTLTTTTCDKPVAINGLCSYTVSFTPTTAGTFTGALTLYTNDPQTPTVTFTLSATAVDQYPAPTLTGMSSGSISLDGGIAILALYGSNFFPTTQLYVNGQSVAITQQSSTTLQFKLDPAALGSLGEFPVQVVNPAPGGASNTLSLTTFHVVPLTHSNMVYDPKSQKIFAAIPNLSTTNPNTIVPIDPTTGTAGTPIPVLKNPARLALSDDGHYLYVSPFQLYGVTGQLQRIDLTTGMVDRTFTLPGSSTGIQDMHAVPGYPELLVATLVINGSPSENGLALFNDSGLVEYHSVGFGSSAWSLDSFQFVGQTLYALSGSNFTNYAVFPTGFVSLNPSFCCTGTTGYSMATDGSLLYTSSGQVWDPRASKLLGTYSSSSTSTTIYADPSIKRTFFLASGLPDVSAPAVVSFDSSTFQRVGYVSFPSMGSEAYWLVHSIGDYFAFGNNLTGSSSGDPAYATNLILFRSSMGTPGTPIGPTILSTSPANLPATSPATTITLTGSGFDADAVVSWNGSPRVTTYTSATSLQVQLTADDLNTASIGKLSVKNAGTGLTGANFNFQVIGAPITFSPASLTFPVQAVNSTSTQQAITLTNTSGADIHDLTLAVTGTDATLFKQANNCLTTLVSGASCTASVTFTSSSTGTKSASLIVNQAGVALPVSAALSGSGSTPAFTLSRSTPDFGVVGVGLLKQIVATYVTNSGDIPLSGLKAVVSGTNSADFPGSVDCFTDTLPVGSQCYVIVTFSPQAVGSRTATLTISANGAVSQQLTLTGTGARIGVGVSNSTFTYGDIVVGASGSATTTFTNTGDITLDQLGVRFDSTDLALGQFQFSTDCGQASGSWTLAPGKSCTFTLALAPTRLGAISNALVFGVLQGDGSMPAILAPARQRITYTANGIDAFSLEGTSVDFGSIIAGQTSSEKTISLTNADGFAFGLNGTLSGTNASEFSYSNDCPASIATATRCTLHLKFNPASTGTKTAILTLVPQRSATQGTFPYGYVAPLSRVVTLTGTGGDFSISGGAGGSAGTPAATVTAGQPAAYSFSVSQSVGSQDTVTMSCGNLPQYATCTFDPPSFTLGSALTVVNLSISTQQTVTSNVVSFNGLRGAVSLALLSGWGLWAAARRRSGFTGALRVVLALLSVGLMFTAGCSGSGSGSSSNGGSSGGGTGGGGTGGSGGGGTGGGTTVNMTPAGTYSIAVTATTGSISRSQNVTLTVK; this is translated from the coding sequence ATGATCGCAAAAGTTGGACCCACCGAGCTACAGATCGCTCTCCCTTCCGCGAAGGGAAAATCAGAGTTGCTGTCCGTCCAACTCGGTAACGCTAGCGCAAAGGCCGAATCCACCGTCTCGGAAAAGCAGAATGGCGACGCGAACTATCTGATCGGCAACACGTCGGAATGGCGAACCCATGTGTCTCGTTACGGAAGACTGACTTACGCTAACGTCTATTCCGGCATTGATCTCACTTATTACGGCAACGGCTCTCGCCTGGAACATGACTTCATCGTGCAGCCAGGAGCGGATCCGGCCACGATCGACATGCGCTTCCGAGGAAGCCGCGAGGTTCGGGTTCTATCCAATGGCGACCTCCTTTTGTCTCTGGACAAGAGCGTCGTCACTCTCCATAAGCCCTTGGCCTACCAATCACGTCACGGCATAAGAAGCGATATCCCCGTACAGTTCGCCCTCTCCGGTAATAACGTTCGCTTCACGGTCGGCAGTTATGACCATTCCCAACCGCTGGTTATCGATCCTGTTCTGGATTACTCCACCTTCTTAGGTGACGCGTCGATATATGTAAATGCACTGGCCCTTGATTCGACTGGGAACACTTACATTATTGGAGAAGCGCCATCGACCTTCCCCGGTAGCACCTCCACCCCGGCATGCGTCACCTGCATGGTTGGAACCAACAAGCTGACGCCTTTCATTACCAAGCTGAACACCACGGGCAGTGTGGCTCTGTACACCACTTTCTTTGGTGGCAGTATTTCCGCATACAATTCTCAGAACAATGACGCGCCGATGGCACTGGTGATAGATGCGAATGGGAATGCCATCATTACCGGAACTACTGACGCCAAAGACTTCCCTATGAAGAACCCCATCGCAGCAGGCGTTCCCAGCTTGTTTGATGGTTTTCTTCTTTCGCTCACCGCGGACGGTTCTGCGCTGAACTTCTCAAGCCGGCTTGGAGGCAGTTCCTCTGCATCTCAAGGTGCAACGGTCTATCCGCAAGCAGTGACAACAAACGCACAAGGCGATGTGTTTGTCACCGGAACGTCTGAATCTCCGTTCCTTCCTGTTACGTCCGGCGCAGTGCAAGCGTTTGTACCCAGTTACACACACACCGGAATCTTTCTGCTGAAACTGTCATCCACAGGAACACTTGGTTTCGGCGCGCTACTCGGCGCATCAGGCAGCGCATCCGGCGGCGTGGGAATTGCAGGCATCGCCGTAGACTCATCTGGATTGATCTACATCGCTGGTACGGTTGGTTCGACTTATACCGACAGCGCGAACTTCACGCCCTGGCCTACAACAGCGAATGCTTATCAAACCCAACTGATCAGTCCATCACAGAATGCACCTTTCGTTGCCCGGATTGCTGCGGACGGAAGCAAGATACTGAGTTCTACGCTAGTGGGTACAGGGAAGGCAGGTGCCATGACCCTGACTAGCGACAACAATGTCCTGCTGACCGGTTCACCGAACTACAACTTCCCAGTCACCACCGATGCGTACGCCTCAAACAGCCCCACACAATCAGCCGGCGGAGCAAGCGCCTTCTTTGCGAAGGTTAGCGGAGATGGGTCACAACTGTTGTACTCCAGCATGTACGGCCCCACATCTACCACCACGACCATGAGTGGCATCGCCCAGGATGCAAGTGGAAATGTCTGGATTGCCGGAACGACTTATTACGGTAACATTTCGACCACGACACCGGCCTTGCAATCTGTCCTGACCTCGACGTACGGCCCCACTGGGTTCGTCGCGCGTTTCGATTCATCGTTGCACAACCAGAACTTTGCCAGCTACGTGAACGACACGGTAGGTTCTTCTCAGCTTCGCGGCATAGCACTTGATGCGGACGGTCATGCACATGTCTCTGGCATTGCATCACAGACTTTCCCCACAACCGATGGCGCAGCGGTAAGAACAGTCACTGCCCCTCCGCCGAACTATACGTACAATTATGGCTTCGCGGCCCGCATCGATGCGGATAGCCCAGGTCCTGCGGTCTGCTTCGCGAATGCCTCAAGGCCCGTGGTGCAGGTAGGACAAACCGGCAATGGAACGCTGGACATTGTGAATTGCGGAAACGCGCAACTCAATGTTTCCTCTGTCAGCGTTCAGCCCGCGATGTTCGCACTGACTTCAGCATCTACGTGCCCCGCAACGCTCGCTGCTGGCGCGTCCTGCAGCGTGAAGTACACGGTCACCCCGACCACGGCAGGAATCTTCTCCGGGACAATTTCTTTCGCGACCAACGCTCCCATGGGCGGGACGCAACATCTGATCAGCGGCACCGCGACCGTACCGCAGGTGTATGTCCCATCTCCGTACATTTCGTTTCAACCTGCCGTGGTAGGTACTGCTGCTCAGTTGGGGGGAGGATTTGTGCTGAATAGAGGAACTGCCCCCCTCGTGATCGATACGACCAGGACCACACTTACGGGTGCGTTCACGTTGACCACAACGACCTGTGACAAACCAGTGGCCATCAATGGTCTTTGCAGTTACACCGTAAGCTTCACACCCACAACTGCGGGAACTTTTACAGGTGCACTGACCCTATATACCAATGATCCCCAAACACCCACAGTAACGTTCACGTTGTCTGCAACCGCGGTGGATCAGTACCCCGCGCCGACGCTAACCGGAATGTCGAGCGGAAGCATCTCTCTCGACGGTGGCATAGCAATCCTGGCACTGTACGGATCGAACTTCTTCCCAACCACGCAGTTGTACGTAAATGGCCAAAGCGTCGCCATTACTCAACAGTCATCTACCACGCTGCAATTCAAGCTGGATCCTGCCGCACTGGGATCACTGGGCGAGTTCCCCGTACAGGTGGTGAACCCCGCTCCCGGTGGCGCTAGCAACACACTGTCACTAACGACCTTTCATGTTGTTCCATTGACACACAGCAATATGGTCTATGATCCGAAGTCCCAAAAAATCTTCGCGGCCATTCCAAATCTCTCCACCACAAATCCCAACACGATCGTGCCGATCGATCCCACGACAGGCACCGCGGGTACTCCAATCCCAGTATTAAAGAATCCCGCGCGCCTCGCCCTGTCAGACGACGGTCACTATCTCTACGTGTCGCCTTTCCAGTTGTACGGAGTGACCGGCCAACTGCAGCGCATCGATCTGACAACAGGTATGGTGGACCGTACCTTTACGCTTCCTGGGTCGTCTACGGGCATTCAGGATATGCATGCGGTTCCGGGGTATCCCGAACTGCTTGTTGCCACGCTAGTGATCAATGGTTCTCCCTCAGAGAATGGCCTGGCTCTTTTCAACGACTCCGGACTGGTTGAGTACCACTCCGTTGGATTTGGCTCCTCTGCTTGGTCGCTCGATTCGTTCCAGTTCGTTGGGCAGACGCTCTATGCTCTCTCGGGCAGCAACTTCACAAACTACGCGGTGTTTCCCACCGGATTTGTGAGTTTGAACCCATCCTTCTGCTGCACCGGCACCACTGGTTATTCCATGGCGACGGACGGTTCGCTGTTGTACACCAGCTCTGGCCAAGTGTGGGACCCGAGAGCGAGCAAGCTTTTGGGTACTTATTCTTCCAGCAGCACATCGACCACGATTTACGCAGATCCATCTATCAAACGCACCTTCTTTCTCGCCAGTGGCCTACCAGATGTTTCGGCTCCAGCAGTGGTTAGCTTCGACTCGTCTACCTTTCAACGTGTGGGCTATGTCAGTTTTCCTTCGATGGGAAGCGAAGCTTATTGGTTAGTGCATTCGATTGGGGACTATTTCGCTTTTGGAAACAACCTGACGGGCAGTTCATCCGGAGATCCTGCCTACGCCACAAATCTGATCCTGTTCCGCAGCAGCATGGGTACTCCAGGAACACCTATAGGGCCAACGATCCTAAGCACCTCGCCGGCGAACCTGCCCGCAACCTCCCCTGCCACCACGATCACGCTTACGGGAAGCGGGTTTGATGCAGATGCAGTCGTCTCATGGAACGGTAGCCCTCGCGTTACGACCTATACCAGCGCGACCTCACTGCAGGTACAACTTACCGCCGACGATCTGAATACCGCCAGCATTGGCAAACTCAGCGTGAAGAATGCTGGCACCGGACTCACGGGCGCCAACTTTAACTTCCAGGTGATCGGCGCTCCGATCACGTTCTCTCCCGCCTCGCTTACTTTCCCGGTGCAGGCTGTGAACTCCACCTCAACACAACAGGCCATCACGCTTACGAACACCAGTGGCGCAGATATTCACGATCTGACATTGGCTGTTACGGGGACGGATGCCACTCTGTTTAAACAAGCTAACAATTGCCTGACTACGCTGGTTTCCGGAGCAAGTTGCACAGCGAGCGTCACCTTTACTTCCAGCAGCACAGGTACAAAATCCGCTTCGTTGATCGTCAACCAGGCAGGGGTGGCACTTCCCGTATCGGCTGCTCTGTCCGGCAGCGGAAGTACTCCCGCGTTTACCCTCTCGCGATCCACTCCGGATTTTGGCGTAGTGGGTGTAGGTTTGCTCAAGCAGATTGTTGCTACTTACGTTACGAATTCCGGAGATATTCCTCTCTCTGGCCTTAAGGCGGTTGTCTCCGGCACGAATAGTGCAGACTTCCCCGGTTCGGTCGATTGCTTCACCGACACGTTGCCTGTTGGCTCACAATGCTACGTAATTGTGACGTTCTCGCCCCAGGCTGTTGGTTCCCGGACTGCGACACTGACAATCTCTGCGAACGGCGCAGTCTCGCAACAACTTACATTGACAGGCACTGGCGCCCGCATTGGCGTAGGCGTTTCCAATTCCACGTTCACCTACGGCGATATCGTTGTGGGTGCGAGTGGCTCCGCCACTACCACGTTCACGAATACGGGCGATATAACGCTGGATCAGCTCGGTGTGCGTTTCGATTCCACCGACTTAGCGCTTGGGCAATTCCAGTTCAGCACAGACTGTGGACAAGCGAGTGGCTCTTGGACCTTGGCGCCCGGGAAGAGCTGCACATTCACACTGGCTCTTGCTCCCACGCGCCTGGGTGCTATCTCAAATGCGCTGGTCTTTGGCGTGCTGCAGGGCGACGGTTCCATGCCAGCTATCCTCGCACCAGCACGTCAGCGGATTACCTACACCGCAAACGGAATCGATGCATTTAGTCTTGAGGGGACATCAGTGGACTTCGGCAGCATCATTGCCGGACAGACTTCATCCGAAAAGACAATATCTCTAACCAACGCAGATGGTTTCGCGTTCGGCTTGAACGGCACACTCTCAGGAACGAACGCATCCGAGTTCAGCTATAGCAACGACTGCCCCGCTTCGATCGCAACGGCCACCCGTTGTACACTGCATCTCAAATTCAATCCGGCGTCCACTGGAACGAAGACTGCAATATTAACGCTCGTTCCACAGCGCTCAGCGACGCAGGGCACCTTTCCATATGGATATGTTGCACCGTTATCGCGGGTTGTAACACTTACAGGAACAGGCGGTGATTTCAGCATCTCTGGAGGGGCGGGGGGCTCCGCGGGAACACCAGCGGCGACCGTTACCGCTGGGCAACCTGCAGCTTATTCGTTTTCGGTGTCCCAGTCGGTAGGTTCTCAAGATACTGTGACAATGTCATGTGGCAATCTTCCACAATATGCCACCTGTACTTTTGACCCACCGTCCTTCACTCTCGGGTCGGCTCTCACAGTTGTGAACCTGTCCATTAGCACTCAGCAGACGGTAACTTCAAACGTAGTATCTTTCAATGGTCTGCGAGGAGCTGTATCGTTAGCCCTCTTGAGCGGCTGGGGACTTTGGGCGGCTGCACGGCGGCGATCAGGTTTTACCGGAGCGCTTCGGGTTGTATTGGCACTCCTCAGCGTTGGGCTGATGTTTACCGCTGGATGTTCCGGTTCGGGGAGTGGATCTTCCAGCAATGGTGGTAGCAGCGGAGGAGGCACCGGTGGGGGCGGAACAGGCGGCAGCGGAGGAGGAGGAACAGGTGGGGGGACAACAGTCAACATGACTCCAGCTGGTACTTACTCCATCGCCGTGACCGCCACGACCGGCTCAATTAGTCGTTCCCAAAATGTGACTCTGACAGTAAAGTAA